A single window of Ferrimonas balearica DSM 9799 DNA harbors:
- a CDS encoding ABC transporter substrate-binding protein, with protein MAKLRLLVALCATLGWLTGCGGASEPPAGLVYCSEGDPDSFNPQLTTSGTSIDASAKQLYNRLLRFDPNTETLVPDLATAWQVSDDGLEVRFTLRRGVPFHHTDRFQPSREMNADDVVFSFARVLDVNHPFHGVGGGRYPYFQSAGLTKQIKTVRKLDDHLVVFELNYASASFLSELATDFAVILSAEYGGYLLAEQMPERIDLEPVGTGPFKLTGYQRQHYIRYQRHDQYWAGPVALERLVYDITPHSTSRLIKLIGGDCDVAALPQISELSVIQQQDDLAVDTRPGLNVAYWAFNTQKPPLDNPLVRRALSLAVDQRRILAAVYHNTAVASHGLLPPISWAYDADNALPEYNPDKARLLLQQVGVEQLEITIWAMPVGRIYNPNPIKTAELIQQDLAKIGVNSTIVSYDWAVFVNRLEYAEYDSVLIGWSADTYDPDNFFTPLLSCEALVFGSNRARWCNGEFDALMREARQSNDPQTRQALYRELERILRQELPLFPLAHASRTLGRQRAWQGPMLHTTGGIDFSAVVKEP; from the coding sequence ATGGCAAAATTACGGCTGTTGGTGGCATTGTGTGCCACCCTGGGGTGGCTGACCGGCTGCGGCGGGGCCAGTGAACCCCCGGCGGGGTTGGTGTATTGTTCCGAGGGCGACCCGGACAGCTTCAACCCCCAACTCACCACCTCCGGCACCAGCATCGACGCCAGTGCCAAGCAACTCTACAACCGCTTGCTGCGGTTTGACCCCAACACCGAGACCCTGGTCCCTGACCTCGCCACCGCCTGGCAGGTCAGTGACGATGGCCTCGAGGTGCGCTTCACCCTGCGCCGGGGAGTGCCGTTTCATCACACCGATCGATTCCAGCCCAGCAGGGAGATGAATGCCGATGATGTGGTTTTCAGCTTTGCCCGTGTGCTGGACGTTAACCACCCCTTCCACGGCGTGGGTGGCGGCCGTTACCCCTACTTCCAGAGTGCCGGGCTGACCAAGCAGATAAAAACCGTCCGCAAGCTCGATGACCATCTGGTGGTGTTCGAGCTGAACTACGCCAGCGCCAGCTTCCTGTCGGAACTGGCCACCGACTTTGCGGTGATCCTGTCCGCCGAATACGGCGGTTATCTGCTGGCCGAGCAGATGCCGGAACGCATCGATCTGGAGCCGGTCGGTACCGGCCCGTTTAAACTGACCGGCTACCAGCGCCAGCACTACATTCGTTACCAGCGTCATGACCAGTACTGGGCCGGGCCGGTCGCGCTGGAGCGGCTGGTCTATGACATTACCCCACACAGCACCAGTCGGCTGATCAAGTTGATTGGGGGCGACTGCGACGTGGCTGCCCTGCCTCAGATCAGTGAATTGTCGGTGATTCAGCAACAGGACGACCTGGCGGTGGATACCCGGCCCGGCCTGAACGTGGCCTACTGGGCGTTCAACACCCAGAAACCGCCGCTGGACAATCCCCTGGTGCGCCGCGCACTGTCACTGGCGGTGGACCAGCGCCGTATCCTGGCGGCGGTGTATCACAATACCGCTGTGGCCAGCCACGGTTTGCTGCCCCCCATCTCCTGGGCCTATGACGCCGACAATGCCCTGCCGGAGTACAATCCGGACAAAGCGCGGCTGCTGCTGCAACAGGTGGGGGTTGAACAACTTGAGATCACCATCTGGGCGATGCCGGTGGGGCGGATATACAATCCCAACCCCATTAAGACCGCTGAGCTTATCCAGCAGGACCTGGCCAAAATTGGCGTCAACAGCACCATTGTCAGTTACGACTGGGCGGTCTTTGTGAATCGGCTGGAATATGCCGAGTACGATTCGGTGCTGATTGGCTGGAGCGCCGACACCTACGACCCGGATAACTTTTTCACCCCACTGCTCAGTTGCGAAGCGCTGGTGTTCGGATCGAACCGCGCCCGCTGGTGCAATGGGGAGTTCGATGCCCTGATGCGCGAAGCGCGCCAGAGCAATGACCCACAAACCCGACAAGCGCTTTACCGGGAGCTGGAGCGGATCCTGCGTCAGGAGCTGCCCCTGTTCCCGCTGGCACACGCCAGCCGCACCCTGGGCCGTCAGCGCGCCTGGCAAGGCCCCATGTTGCACACCACCGGCGGCATCGATTTTTCCGCCGTGGTCAAGGAACCCTAG
- a CDS encoding ABC transporter permease — translation MYTYLLRRLNLLVLTTLVLLGLLYAATLAMPGDPISNLSGIQEPTLAEEAEVIHRYRLDQSTLSGYLAYVQHRLAGDLGYSLSTGEPVMEQVRTYLPASLELAAVAMMMALLVGIPFGILAASRRGLLAKILWALTLLGFSLPVFWLGLLLMLTFGIQLDWLPPSGRFNLLYDVPDRSGFVLLDIMMSDAPWRWAALRDAVNHLILPAAVLATLPTTIIVRTIRIAMLAEMDKNYIRALTARGVHRARLVLFHALPNAMAPLFRTLSLQIGSLASSAIIVEVIFSWPGLGGWVLSALHQGDFTALQGGILVISLFIIVLGIVMEILQALLNPISRKEIHG, via the coding sequence ATGTACACCTATCTGTTACGCCGCCTTAATCTGCTGGTGCTGACCACCCTGGTGTTGTTGGGGCTGCTGTATGCGGCCACCCTCGCCATGCCCGGTGACCCGATCAGCAACCTCAGTGGCATTCAGGAACCCACCCTGGCCGAAGAGGCCGAGGTGATCCACCGCTACCGCCTGGATCAGTCCACCCTGTCCGGCTACCTGGCTTATGTGCAGCACCGACTGGCCGGCGACCTTGGCTACTCACTGAGTACCGGCGAACCGGTGATGGAGCAAGTACGCACTTACCTCCCGGCATCACTGGAACTGGCCGCCGTCGCCATGATGATGGCCCTGCTGGTGGGCATTCCCTTTGGCATTCTGGCGGCCAGCCGTCGCGGTCTGCTGGCCAAAATTCTGTGGGCTCTGACCCTGCTGGGTTTCTCTTTGCCGGTGTTCTGGCTGGGCCTGTTGCTGATGCTGACCTTCGGCATTCAGCTCGACTGGTTGCCGCCCTCAGGCCGCTTTAACCTGCTCTATGATGTGCCGGATCGCAGCGGCTTCGTGCTGCTCGACATCATGATGTCCGACGCCCCCTGGCGCTGGGCCGCGCTGCGGGATGCCGTCAACCACCTGATCCTGCCGGCGGCGGTACTGGCCACTCTGCCCACCACCATCATCGTGCGCACCATCCGCATCGCCATGCTGGCTGAAATGGACAAGAACTACATCCGCGCCCTGACCGCGCGGGGCGTTCACCGGGCCCGCCTGGTGCTGTTCCATGCCCTGCCCAATGCGATGGCACCGCTGTTTCGTACCCTGAGCCTGCAGATTGGCTCATTGGCCTCATCCGCCATCATCGTCGAAGTGATCTTCTCCTGGCCCGGACTGGGAGGCTGGGTGCTGTCCGCACTGCACCAGGGGGACTTCACCGCCCTTCAGGGCGGCATCCTGGTGATTTCGCTGTTCATTATTGTGTTGGGCATTGTTATGGAGATCCTCCAGGCGCTCCTTAACCCCATCAGTCGGAAAGAGATCCATGGCTAG
- a CDS encoding ABC transporter permease subunit has product MASPQLYHEDKIPSPWHLIWQHFANRPTAMLGLWCLTLVVLISVFGPLLAPYDAEFQAADALLKPPSWHAEGSVEYFLGTDDLGRDIFSRLLHGAHLTFGYAALIVLVALAAGFIIGAFSGMSEGLKSSVLGHLLDALLSLPSVVLALLIAAVLGPGLDNVFWAVGLALLPGFIRAVHNAVHDEMQKEYVMAARLDGANRWQQFRYVILPNVTDAIVVQTTLAFSNAILDIAALGFLALGAQAPSAEWGAMVNQGLDNVLSAPWTVTMPGLAILLSVLATNLVGDGLRQAIAEERG; this is encoded by the coding sequence ATGGCTAGTCCACAGCTCTATCACGAAGATAAGATCCCCTCGCCCTGGCATCTTATCTGGCAACATTTCGCCAATCGCCCCACCGCCATGCTGGGGCTGTGGTGCCTCACCCTGGTGGTGCTGATCTCCGTATTCGGCCCCCTGCTGGCGCCCTATGACGCCGAGTTCCAGGCCGCCGATGCGCTGCTGAAACCGCCCTCATGGCACGCTGAGGGCTCGGTGGAGTATTTCCTCGGCACCGATGACCTGGGCCGGGACATCTTTTCCCGCCTGCTGCACGGTGCCCATCTGACCTTCGGTTACGCCGCCCTGATTGTGTTGGTGGCTCTGGCCGCCGGTTTCATCATCGGCGCCTTCTCCGGCATGAGCGAGGGTCTCAAGTCCTCGGTACTGGGCCACCTGCTTGATGCCCTGCTGTCGCTGCCCTCTGTGGTGCTGGCGCTGCTGATTGCTGCCGTGCTGGGGCCAGGGCTGGACAACGTCTTCTGGGCGGTCGGCCTGGCTCTGTTACCGGGGTTCATCCGGGCCGTCCATAACGCGGTGCACGACGAGATGCAAAAAGAGTACGTGATGGCCGCACGGCTGGACGGCGCCAACCGCTGGCAGCAGTTCCGCTACGTGATTCTGCCCAACGTCACGGACGCCATCGTGGTGCAAACCACTCTGGCGTTCTCCAACGCCATCCTCGACATCGCCGCGCTGGGCTTCCTGGCTCTTGGGGCACAAGCCCCCTCTGCGGAATGGGGTGCCATGGTCAATCAGGGTCTGGACAATGTGCTCAGTGCGCCCTGGACCGTCACCATGCCGGGGCTGGCCATCCTGCTGTCGGTGCTGGCCACCAACCTGGTGGGTGATGGCCTGCGTCAGGCCATTGCCGAGGAGCGTGGGTAA
- a CDS encoding oligopeptide/dipeptide ABC transporter ATP-binding protein, with protein sequence MPILDIRNLTIELDTPHGRMVALDRFSLKLGEGEIHGLVGESGSGKSLLAKAILGIADRRTHVRADRLSWNGLNLLEMTAAERRALMGREIAMIFQEPTSCLDPAARIGTQLLEAMPEPEGERWWWRKRAAKRAHAIRLLHKVGVKQHSKILKAFPWELTDGQAHKVMLAMALAHQPRLLIADEPTTGLETATQAQIYRLLAKLNQLRGVAILLISHDLDSVARLANKISVLYCGQLMESGRAKQLLKKPMHPYTQALIQSALTTRSKLEAKSPLSTLPGGIPPMHHLPVGCRLGPRCPYARRECVQPPRIRTQVGQAFRCHYPLNPIIKEPQP encoded by the coding sequence ATGCCAATTCTCGACATCCGTAACCTCACCATTGAACTGGACACCCCTCATGGCCGCATGGTGGCGCTGGACCGCTTCAGCCTGAAGCTGGGCGAGGGGGAGATCCACGGTCTGGTGGGCGAATCCGGCTCCGGTAAGAGCTTGCTGGCCAAGGCGATCCTTGGCATTGCCGACCGCCGCACCCACGTCCGGGCTGACCGTCTCAGCTGGAACGGCCTCAACCTGCTGGAGATGACCGCTGCGGAGCGTCGTGCCCTGATGGGACGCGAGATCGCCATGATCTTTCAGGAACCCACCTCCTGTCTCGACCCCGCTGCCCGCATTGGCACCCAGTTACTGGAAGCGATGCCGGAACCGGAAGGCGAACGCTGGTGGTGGCGCAAGCGCGCCGCCAAGCGGGCCCACGCTATCCGCTTACTGCACAAAGTCGGGGTAAAGCAGCACAGCAAGATATTGAAAGCCTTTCCCTGGGAACTGACCGACGGCCAGGCCCATAAGGTGATGCTGGCCATGGCCCTGGCGCACCAGCCCAGGCTGCTGATTGCCGATGAACCCACTACCGGACTGGAGACCGCCACCCAAGCCCAGATCTACCGCCTGCTGGCCAAGCTGAACCAGCTGCGGGGGGTGGCCATCCTGTTGATCAGCCATGACCTCGACTCAGTGGCCCGTCTGGCCAACAAGATCAGCGTGCTCTACTGCGGCCAGTTGATGGAATCCGGTCGGGCCAAGCAGCTGCTGAAAAAACCGATGCACCCCTATACCCAGGCATTGATTCAAAGCGCCCTGACCACCCGCAGCAAGCTGGAGGCGAAAAGTCCCCTGTCGACCCTGCCCGGAGGCATCCCGCCCATGCACCACCTGCCGGTTGGCTGCCGCCTGGGGCCACGCTGCCCCTATGCCCGCCGTGAATGCGTTCAGCCGCCGCGGATCCGCACCCAGGTGGGTCAGGCGTTTCGCTGCCACTACCCGCTCAACCCCATCATTAAGGAGCCGCAGCCATGA
- a CDS encoding ATP-binding cassette domain-containing protein has product MSALLEVRQLHKRFPVGSWWRRQYYTALSPLSFDLAAGQTLAFVGEAGSGRTTLARILTGAQTRTGGQILLDGHELESRNYRQRSRLIRMIFQDPSTSMNPRLRIGEQLEEPLIFNTDMDAEERRAAVEANLTKVGLLREHADFYPHMLAPGQRQRIAIARALMLEPKIIVADEAFTGLDTSIRAQCINLLLQLQKDLGLAYVLMSHDLGLVRHMADRVIVMKSGEVVEQGPTREVFADPQHEYTKRLLEEQVFRQER; this is encoded by the coding sequence ATGAGCGCGCTATTGGAAGTGCGGCAACTGCACAAACGGTTTCCGGTCGGCAGCTGGTGGCGACGCCAATACTACACCGCCCTGTCGCCGCTTTCGTTCGATCTGGCGGCGGGCCAGACTCTGGCGTTTGTCGGCGAGGCCGGTTCTGGCCGCACCACCCTGGCCCGGATCCTGACCGGGGCGCAAACCCGGACGGGTGGCCAAATCCTGCTGGATGGCCACGAACTGGAGAGCCGCAACTACCGTCAGCGCAGCCGACTGATCCGGATGATTTTCCAGGATCCCAGCACCTCGATGAACCCGCGCCTGCGCATCGGTGAGCAGCTGGAAGAACCGCTGATCTTCAACACCGATATGGACGCCGAGGAGCGCCGCGCTGCCGTGGAGGCCAACCTCACCAAAGTGGGCCTGCTACGGGAGCACGCCGACTTCTACCCCCATATGCTTGCCCCTGGCCAGCGCCAGCGCATCGCCATCGCCCGGGCCCTGATGCTGGAACCGAAGATCATCGTCGCGGATGAGGCCTTCACCGGCCTGGACACCTCGATTCGGGCCCAGTGCATCAATCTGCTGCTGCAGCTGCAGAAAGACCTCGGCCTGGCCTACGTCTTGATGTCTCACGACTTGGGGCTGGTTCGCCATATGGCCGACCGGGTGATTGTGATGAAGTCCGGTGAAGTGGTGGAGCAGGGCCCCACCCGGGAAGTGTTCGCCGACCCACAGCACGAATACACCAAACGGCTGCTCGAAGAGCAGGTGTTCCGGCAGGAGCGATAA
- the fabV gene encoding enoyl-ACP reductase FabV, with protein sequence MIIKPKIRGFICTTTHPVGCEKNVRDQIAYTQSQGAIANAPKRVLVVGSSSGYGLASRIVSAFGGGAATIGVFFEKPASEKKPGTAGWYNAAAFDKAAHEAGLYAKSINGDAFSHDAKRKAIELIKADLGQVDLVVYSLASPVRKLPDSGELVRSSLKPMGQTYTATAVDTNKDTLFEASIEPATEQEVQDTVTVMGGQDWELWVQALSEAGVLAEGCRTVAYSYIGTEITWPIYWDGALGEAKKDLDRAAAALNAQLSAIGGGANVAVLKSVVTQASSAIPVMPLYIAMVFKKMREEGVHEGCIEQIYRMFNERLYQADGSAIPTDDDNRLRLDDLELQEHIQSHCKALWPQLTNENLKELTDYVEYKEEFLSLFGFGLEGIDYDADVDPVVPFDVITLEG encoded by the coding sequence ATGATCATCAAGCCGAAAATCCGCGGTTTTATCTGCACTACCACCCATCCGGTAGGTTGTGAGAAGAATGTCCGGGATCAAATTGCCTACACCCAGAGCCAGGGCGCCATCGCCAATGCGCCCAAGCGCGTGCTGGTGGTGGGCTCCTCCAGCGGCTACGGTCTGGCTTCCCGCATCGTTTCCGCTTTTGGCGGCGGTGCGGCCACCATCGGTGTGTTCTTTGAAAAACCGGCCTCCGAGAAAAAGCCGGGTACCGCTGGCTGGTATAACGCTGCCGCCTTCGACAAAGCCGCTCACGAAGCGGGCCTGTACGCCAAGAGCATCAATGGTGATGCGTTCTCCCATGATGCCAAGCGTAAAGCGATTGAGCTGATTAAAGCCGACCTGGGTCAGGTTGACCTGGTGGTGTACTCCCTGGCCTCTCCGGTGCGCAAACTGCCGGACAGCGGTGAGCTGGTGCGCTCTTCACTGAAGCCGATGGGTCAGACCTACACCGCCACTGCCGTGGACACCAACAAAGACACCCTGTTTGAAGCCAGCATTGAGCCGGCCACCGAGCAGGAGGTTCAGGACACCGTGACCGTTATGGGCGGCCAGGATTGGGAGCTGTGGGTACAGGCCCTGTCTGAAGCGGGTGTACTGGCCGAGGGTTGCCGTACCGTGGCGTACAGCTACATTGGTACCGAAATCACCTGGCCGATCTACTGGGACGGTGCGCTGGGCGAAGCCAAGAAGGACCTGGACCGTGCGGCGGCCGCGCTGAATGCGCAGCTGTCTGCCATTGGCGGTGGCGCCAACGTGGCGGTACTGAAGTCCGTGGTAACCCAGGCTTCCTCCGCCATTCCGGTGATGCCGCTGTACATTGCCATGGTGTTTAAGAAGATGCGTGAAGAGGGTGTGCACGAGGGCTGTATCGAGCAGATCTACCGCATGTTCAACGAGCGCCTCTACCAGGCCGATGGCAGTGCCATCCCCACCGACGATGACAATCGTCTGCGCCTGGATGACCTGGAGCTTCAGGAGCACATCCAGAGCCACTGTAAGGCCCTGTGGCCGCAGCTGACCAACGAGAACCTGAAGGAGCTGACCGACTACGTCGAGTACAAGGAGGAGTTCCTCAGCCTGTTTGGTTTTGGTCTGGAAGGCATTGATTACGATGCCGACGTTGACCCGGTGGTGCCGTTTGACGTGATCACTCTGGAGGGCTGA
- a CDS encoding SurA N-terminal domain-containing protein: MLEKIREGSQGVAAKIILGAVILSFALTGVYSYLGTNSEMLAAEVNGEEITRYDLDQAFQNEQARMRAQLGEMFDSLSADPTYMAGLRQSVLDRLIAERLIDQKVADLGLRVSDDQIQQAIVAMPEFQVDGKFDNARYQAVLRQNNLSGVQLRDMLRRDMSRQQLVVGLLGSEFVTDAEAQALTALQQQTRDLRYLLVSQADYNAGIEVSDSEISDFYQANQARFATPEEVSVEYVELAVSDLAGDVSVTDEEAKAFYDSQANAYQQPERRLAAHMLFEGDDAQARAEAALARVRAGEAFAAVAAEASDDTFTAENGGELDWMTPGQMEPAFDAALFALQEGETSDVIKTEYGYQIVNAKKIEAATQRPFDEVKASIIATLQADKAQTEFYGLQQKLADVSFQVPDSLVETAEAVGGEVKTTEMFSRNNAPAPMDNPRALAAAFSDSVLLDGMNSEVVQIDNGHILVLRVKAHQAAGTETLEQVKERIRAQLVTEKASDKAMTEAAAIEAAWQAGTEPTDVIAVAGVGRFGQPDLDPTLVQSVFTMAKPVDGSVFSHFRLPSGDIAIVALDKVTDGSAEAELVGALKGRLAQQMGEADYRSLIDSLRADAEILYLDRAEANPVQ, from the coding sequence ATGTTAGAAAAGATCCGTGAAGGCTCACAGGGAGTGGCCGCCAAGATCATCCTTGGGGCAGTGATCCTGTCATTCGCCTTGACCGGCGTATACAGCTATCTGGGCACCAACAGCGAGATGCTGGCTGCCGAGGTCAATGGGGAAGAGATCACCCGCTACGACCTGGACCAGGCGTTCCAGAACGAGCAAGCTCGGATGCGTGCTCAGCTGGGTGAGATGTTTGACAGCCTGTCTGCCGACCCGACCTACATGGCCGGCCTGCGTCAGAGCGTGTTGGACCGTCTGATTGCCGAACGTCTGATCGACCAAAAGGTTGCGGACCTCGGCCTGCGCGTTTCCGATGACCAGATCCAGCAGGCCATCGTGGCCATGCCGGAGTTCCAGGTTGACGGCAAGTTCGATAACGCGCGTTACCAGGCGGTACTGCGCCAGAACAACCTGAGCGGTGTGCAGCTGCGTGACATGCTGCGTCGCGACATGAGCCGTCAGCAGCTGGTCGTTGGCCTGCTGGGCAGCGAGTTCGTGACTGACGCCGAAGCTCAGGCCCTGACTGCTCTGCAGCAGCAAACCCGCGACCTGCGCTACCTGCTGGTTTCCCAAGCCGACTACAACGCCGGCATCGAGGTCAGCGACAGCGAGATTTCCGATTTCTACCAGGCCAACCAAGCCCGCTTCGCCACCCCGGAAGAGGTGTCTGTGGAGTACGTTGAGCTGGCCGTATCTGACCTGGCCGGTGACGTCAGCGTGACCGATGAAGAAGCCAAAGCGTTCTACGACAGCCAGGCCAACGCCTACCAGCAACCGGAGCGCCGTCTGGCCGCTCACATGCTGTTTGAAGGCGATGACGCCCAGGCTCGCGCAGAAGCCGCTCTGGCCCGCGTTCGTGCCGGTGAAGCGTTTGCCGCTGTGGCCGCTGAGGCCTCTGACGATACCTTTACTGCAGAGAACGGCGGTGAGCTGGACTGGATGACCCCGGGTCAGATGGAGCCCGCGTTTGACGCCGCGCTGTTTGCCCTGCAGGAGGGTGAAACCTCTGACGTCATCAAGACTGAGTACGGCTACCAGATCGTCAATGCCAAGAAGATTGAGGCCGCCACCCAGCGCCCGTTCGACGAGGTAAAAGCCAGCATCATCGCCACTCTGCAAGCCGACAAGGCTCAGACTGAGTTCTACGGCCTGCAGCAGAAACTGGCTGATGTCAGCTTCCAGGTGCCGGACAGCCTGGTGGAAACCGCTGAAGCCGTGGGTGGTGAAGTGAAAACCACCGAGATGTTCTCTCGCAACAACGCGCCGGCTCCGATGGACAACCCGCGTGCCCTGGCGGCGGCGTTCTCTGACTCCGTGCTGTTGGATGGCATGAACTCCGAAGTGGTTCAGATCGACAACGGCCACATCCTGGTACTGCGTGTTAAAGCGCACCAGGCGGCAGGGACTGAAACCCTGGAGCAGGTTAAAGAGCGCATTCGTGCCCAGCTCGTGACCGAGAAGGCCAGCGATAAAGCCATGACCGAAGCCGCGGCCATCGAAGCTGCCTGGCAGGCGGGCACTGAGCCGACCGACGTGATTGCGGTTGCTGGTGTGGGCCGCTTCGGCCAGCCTGACCTCGACCCGACCCTGGTGCAGTCTGTCTTCACCATGGCCAAGCCGGTGGACGGTTCCGTATTCAGCCACTTCCGTCTGCCCAGCGGCGACATCGCCATCGTGGCGCTGGACAAAGTGACTGACGGCAGTGCTGAAGCCGAGCTGGTGGGTGCCCTGAAAGGTCGCCTGGCTCAGCAGATGGGCGAAGCGGATTACCGCTCCCTGATCGACAGCCTGCGTGCTGACGCTGAGATCCTGTATCTGGACCGCGCAGAAGCCAACCCGGTGCAGTAA
- the hupB gene encoding nucleoid-associated protein HU-beta: protein MNKSQLIDQIASGADISKAAAGRALDSFIDAITASLKDGEKISLVGFGTFEVRERAERTGRNPQTGKEIKIAAAKIPAFKAGKALKDAVN, encoded by the coding sequence ATGAACAAGTCTCAACTGATCGATCAAATTGCTTCTGGCGCGGACATTTCTAAAGCAGCTGCTGGCCGTGCTCTGGACTCTTTCATCGACGCCATCACCGCTTCTCTGAAAGACGGTGAGAAAATCTCTCTGGTAGGTTTCGGCACCTTCGAAGTACGTGAGCGTGCTGAGCGTACTGGCCGTAACCCGCAGACTGGCAAGGAAATCAAGATCGCTGCGGCGAAGATTCCTGCCTTTAAAGCCGGTAAGGCGCTGAAAGACGCTGTAAACTAA